Proteins from a genomic interval of Lonchura striata isolate bLonStr1 chromosome 21, bLonStr1.mat, whole genome shotgun sequence:
- the YJU2B gene encoding putative splicing factor YJU2B has product MGERKGTNKYYPPDFDPAKHGSLNKYHHSHPLRERARKLSQGILVIRFEMPFNIWCDGCQNHIGMGVRYNAEKKKVGSYYTTPVYRFRMKCHLCVNYIELQTDPGNCDYVIVSGARRKEERWEPEDSGQVLPTTPEQRERLAMDAMFRLEHGVSDRGVLERAAPTLARLQQAQHAWKDDFSLNSRLRRRFREEKKTLKEEEEEAAALQAKAGLSIPLLREEEEDRRLAALLTLRAPDSYEEKQRLKRSEISQRPWFSPRTAGGALQKMGLGSPRPPRAAPGPPPTPAGLGIVRRKAAEEGAQPVPRETPESRAELPGAVPQAGGAPRDPPGAAAPPGPSLVADYSDSGSESP; this is encoded by the exons ATG GGTGAGCGCAAGGGCACCAACAAGTACTACCCGCCTGACTTCGACCCTGCCAAG cATGGCTCCCTCAACAAATACCACCACAGCCACCCCCTGCGCGAGCGCGCCCGCAAGCTCTCCCAGGGCATCCTCGTCATCAG gtTCGAGATGCCCTTCAACATCTGGTGCGATGGCTGCCAGAACCACATCGGGATGG GTGTCAGGTACAATGCTGAGAAGAAGAAGGTGGGGAGCTACTACACCACGCCCGTGTACAG GTTCAGGATGAAGTGTCACCTGTGCGTCAACTACATCGAGCTGCAGACGGACCCTGGGAACTGCGACTACGTCATCGTCAGCGGTGCCCGGCGCAAGGAGGAGCGCTGGGAGCCCGAGGACAGCGGCCAGGTGCTGCCCACCA ccccggagCAGCGGGAGCGCCTGGCGATGGACGCGATGTTCCGCCTGGAGCACGGCGTGTCGGACCGGGGGGTGCTGGAGCGCGCCGCCCCCACGCTGGCGCGGCTGCAGCAGGCGCAGCACGCCTGGAAGGACGACTTCAGCCTCAACAGCCGCCTGCGCCGGCGCTTCCGG gaggagaagaagacgctgaaggaggaggaagaggaggcggcggcgctgcAGGCGAAGGCCGGGCtcagcatccctctgctccgcgaggaagaggaggaccgCCGCCTCGCCGCCCTGCTCACCCTCCGCGCCCCTGATT CCTACGAGGAGAAGCAGCGGCTGAAGCGCTCCGAGATCTCCCAGCGCCCCTGGTTCAGCCCCCGAACGGCCGGGGGGGCGCTCCAGAAAATGGGGCTGGGGTCGCCACGGCCACCGAGggcagccccgggaccccccccgaCCCCCGCCGGGCTCGGCATCGTGCGGAGGAAGGCGGCGGAGGAGGGGGCGCAGCCGGTACCGCGGGAGACCCCCGAGAGCCGAGCGGAGCTGCCCGGTGCCGTCCCCCAGGCTGGGGGggctccccgggacccccccggtgccgccgccccccccggcccgtCCCTCGTCGCAGACTATTCGGACTCCGGTTCCGAGAGCCCCTGA
- the MRI1 gene encoding methylthioribose-1-phosphate isomerase — MALESLRYRRGSLEVLNQRLLPGQLRYERVGDVQRAWAAIRDMEVRGAPAIALLGCLSLAVELAGGAGPQEDLGALEEFVGQKLGFLLSARPTAANLGREAERLRGWVRQRVETPGVTPEELRESIIEYIEGLLEKDRRDNRSIGAHGADAILGGLPRGGPVTLLTHCNTGTLATAGYGTALGVVRALHQRGALSRVFCTETRPYNQGSRLSALELRHDGVPVTLIADSAAAAAMRLHGVHAVVVGADRVAANGDVANKIGTFQLALAARHLGIPFYVAAPSSTCDPTLASGGLIPIEERPGTELTQLGGVLLAEPEVDVWNPAFDVTPHELITGGVITERGLFAASEVCGELAERGER, encoded by the exons ATGGCGCTCGAGTCGCTGCGCTACCGGCGCGGTTCCCTGGAGGTGCTGAACCAGCGGCTGCTGCCGGGGCAGCTCCGCTACGAGCGGGTGGGGGACGTGCAGCGGGCCTGGGCGGCCATCCGCGACATGGAG GTGCGGGGGGCTCCGGCCATCGCCCTGCTgggctgcctcagcctggccGTGGAGCTGGCGGGGGGCGCGGGACCCCAGGAGGATCTGGGGGCGCTGGAGGAGTTCGTGGGGCAGAAATTGGGGTTCCTGCTCAGCGCCCGCCCCACGGCCGCCAACCTGGGCCGCGAGGCCGAGCGGCTGCGGGGCTGGGTCCGCCAGAGGGTGGAGACCCCCGGGGTCACCCCAGAAGAGCTGCGGGAGAG catCATCGAGTACATCGAGGGGCTGCTGGAGAAGGACCGCAGGGACAACCGGAGCATCGGGGCCCACGGGGCTGACGCCATCCTGGGGGGGCTCCCAAGGGGGGGCCCTGTCACCCTCCTGACCCACTGCAACACCGGGACCCTGGCCACGGCGGGCTACGGCACCGCGCTAG gcgTGGTGCGGGCCCTGCACCAGCGCGGGGCCCTGTCCCGGGTGTTCTGCACCGAGACCCGGCCCTACAACCAGGGCTCACGGCTGTCGGCGCTGGAGCTGCGCCACGACGGCGTCCCTGTCACCCTCATCGCCgacagcgccgccgccgcggccatGAGGCTGCACGGGGTGCACG CCGTGGTGGTGGGCGCCGACCGCGTGGCGGCCAACGGCGACGTGGCCAACAAGATCGGCACCTTCCAGCTGGCGCTGGCCGCGCGGCACCTGGGCATCCCCTTCTACGTGGCCGCCCCGAGCAGCACCTGCGACCCCACGCTGGCCTCGGGCGGCCTGATCCCCATCGAAGAGCGGCCGGGCACGGAGCTCACCCAGCTCGGGGGCGTGCTCCTGGCTGAGCCCG AGGTCGACGTGTGGAACCCCGCCTTTGACGTGACGCCGCACGAGCTCATCACGGGCGGCGTCATCACGGAGCGGGGCCTCTTCGCCGCCTCGGAGGTGTGCGGGGAGCTGGCGGAGCGCGGGGAGCGCTGA
- the C21H19orf53 gene encoding leydig cell tumor 10 kDa protein homolog, with protein sequence MAQGRPKAAAKRPKAAAAAARGARGPRKGGRSIAPKKLRVVQQQRLKKRLEVGIRMRIEREAAQRAQVALPKKLSLVKAPAPAKDGAKKGRG encoded by the exons ATGGCGCAGGGGCGGCCCAAGGCGGCGGCCAAGCGGCCcaaggcggcggcggcggcggcccggggGGCTCGAGGCCCGCGGAAGGGAG GCCGCAGCATCGCCCCCAAGAAGCTCCGCGTGGTGCAGCAGCAGCGGCTGAAGaag CGCCTGGAGGTCGGGATCCGCATGCGGATCGAGCGGGAGGCGGCGCAGCGTGCGCAGGTCGCGCTCCCCAAGAAGCTGAGCCTGGTCAAGGCACCGGCGCCCGCCAAGGACGGAGCCAAGAAGGGCCGAGGCTGA